The proteins below are encoded in one region of Vibrio sp. ED004:
- a CDS encoding EAL and HDOD domain-containing protein translates to MTATYVARQPILNRNKNTLGYELLFRDGERNAYPAHIESNRATYRLIVENFLSVGLNPSIPSSRCFINFPYQSLIRRLPLSLPKDKVVVEILETCQPTDELLEAVKELYQAGYMIALDDFTSTPEWERFLRYTHIVKLDIMQMGLDEACDLVRAHQGKKFSFLAERVETEQEFQQAKEAGFKFFQGYFFSKPEIIKTKYISPEQVIAMELFQEVCKPDVDFQRVESIVAKDVALSYKLLRFVNTMSPRLEVTISSFRQALVYLGQEKLKMFVSLAVASYVSDKKPKELYGLSLQRAQFCQRMSRYQAFEGHTEQAFMIGLFSLLDALLDLSLENLVEQLPLCKSIKVALLRRDGPYGTLLALEESFEHADWQQIDEHCADLGLSVEQVRTELTEARRWSHTVTNQL, encoded by the coding sequence ATGACCGCTACGTACGTTGCTCGACAACCTATCTTAAATCGTAACAAGAACACGCTTGGTTATGAGCTGTTGTTTCGCGACGGAGAAAGGAATGCTTATCCAGCGCATATTGAGTCTAACAGAGCAACGTATCGTCTGATTGTTGAGAACTTCTTGTCGGTCGGGCTTAACCCTTCGATCCCTTCTTCACGCTGCTTTATTAACTTCCCGTATCAAAGCCTGATTCGTCGGTTGCCTTTGAGTTTGCCGAAAGACAAGGTGGTGGTTGAGATCCTTGAAACCTGCCAACCGACCGATGAGTTATTAGAAGCTGTTAAAGAGCTCTACCAAGCGGGCTACATGATCGCCCTAGATGACTTTACTTCGACGCCAGAATGGGAACGTTTCCTCAGATATACGCATATTGTTAAGCTCGATATCATGCAAATGGGCTTAGATGAGGCGTGTGATTTGGTTAGGGCGCATCAAGGGAAGAAATTTAGCTTTCTTGCTGAACGAGTCGAAACTGAACAAGAATTTCAGCAAGCGAAAGAGGCGGGTTTTAAGTTCTTCCAAGGCTACTTCTTTAGTAAACCGGAAATTATTAAGACCAAATACATCAGCCCTGAGCAAGTGATTGCCATGGAGCTGTTCCAAGAAGTGTGCAAGCCGGATGTCGACTTCCAACGCGTCGAGAGCATCGTCGCAAAGGATGTCGCTTTGTCCTACAAGCTGCTGCGCTTTGTAAACACCATGTCGCCTCGCCTGGAGGTGACTATCTCGTCATTTCGTCAGGCCTTGGTTTACCTGGGGCAAGAGAAGCTGAAAATGTTTGTCTCTTTGGCGGTGGCGTCTTATGTCTCTGATAAAAAGCCGAAAGAGTTGTATGGCTTGTCTTTACAGCGAGCGCAGTTTTGTCAGCGCATGTCTCGTTATCAAGCGTTTGAAGGGCACACTGAGCAAGCCTTTATGATCGGTTTGTTCTCGTTACTAGATGCACTGCTCGACCTGTCACTAGAGAACCTCGTAGAGCAATTACCACTGTGTAAAAGCATTAAGGTCGCTTTGCTGCGCAGAGATGGGCCTTATGGCACCTTATTAGCACTTGAAGAAAGCTTTGAACACGCTGATTGGCAGCAGATTGATGAACACTGTGCCGACTTAGGATTAAGTGTGGAGCAGGTAAGAACGGAGCTCACCGAAGCTCGACGTTGGAGTCATACCGTGACTAATCAGCTCTGA
- the rhtB gene encoding homoserine/homoserine lactone efflux protein, with protein MDTHVWLAYVVTAILFSLAPGSGTVNSISNGLSYGTKKSLASIAGLQLGLAFHIVLVGAGIGALVAQSALAFTIIKWVGVVYLLWLGIQKWRDNSSLVASEESSTLSSGKLLRNAVLINLTNPKSIVFLVALFPQFIDPTQPQAPQLLVLGVTTVFIDSVVMLGYTSLASQMGRFIRSDRIMGKINKIFGGMFMGCGALLAAAKA; from the coding sequence ATGGATACTCATGTTTGGCTTGCTTATGTCGTCACGGCGATTTTGTTTAGTTTGGCTCCGGGCTCAGGTACCGTTAACTCAATCAGTAATGGCCTAAGTTATGGCACTAAGAAGTCACTTGCGTCGATCGCAGGTTTACAGCTTGGTCTTGCATTCCACATTGTGCTGGTGGGAGCGGGTATTGGTGCATTGGTCGCTCAATCTGCATTGGCGTTCACCATCATCAAATGGGTGGGCGTGGTGTATCTACTTTGGTTGGGTATCCAAAAGTGGCGCGACAACTCTAGCTTAGTGGCTTCTGAAGAGAGCTCAACGCTATCGAGTGGCAAACTGCTGAGAAATGCTGTGCTTATCAACCTTACCAACCCAAAATCTATCGTGTTTTTGGTGGCTCTGTTTCCTCAGTTTATCGATCCGACGCAACCGCAAGCACCGCAACTGTTAGTGCTAGGCGTGACAACTGTATTCATTGATAGCGTTGTTATGTTGGGTTACACATCATTAGCTTCACAAATGGGACGCTTTATCCGCTCAGATCGTATAATGGGTAAGATAAATAAGATATTTGGTGGTATGTTCATGGGCTGCGGCGCGTTGCTGGCTGCCGCCAAAGCTTAG
- a CDS encoding alpha/beta fold hydrolase, whose protein sequence is MENHSAAPFSYTQESQFEQAIKHPIPTLWQQRKDGYVTSSGKKKLYWCSLTSPTHTKAIVISNGRIECCLKYQELFYDFYQQGYDVYSFDHQGQGQSERMVTDSDIGHIHEFDDYASDMSDIIASFDLSKYTERYLLAHSMGSTIATRYLQTHPDHPFDKITLCAPMFGINTEWYLKPIAMVVGQVLTAYHAKPTYAPGQQAYYSKPFENNLLSHSQVRYQWFRRLYDESPSLQVGGPSTRWVWQGLMAAKQAIQQTRQIKIPLLLIQAGEEKIVSNDAQVKFINKLKKTNSDCQFKVIEGSRHEVLFEKDEYRNPTLDAITQFFA, encoded by the coding sequence ATGGAAAACCACAGCGCCGCCCCGTTTTCGTACACGCAAGAATCTCAGTTCGAGCAAGCGATTAAACACCCGATCCCCACTCTTTGGCAACAACGAAAAGATGGGTATGTAACATCATCCGGTAAAAAGAAGCTGTACTGGTGTAGCCTAACCTCACCGACTCATACCAAAGCCATCGTTATTTCAAATGGCCGTATCGAGTGCTGCCTAAAATACCAAGAACTCTTTTATGATTTCTATCAACAAGGCTATGACGTTTATTCATTTGACCACCAAGGTCAAGGTCAGTCGGAACGTATGGTAACAGACTCTGACATTGGTCACATTCATGAGTTCGATGATTATGCATCAGACATGTCTGACATCATTGCCAGTTTTGACTTAAGTAAATATACCGAGCGTTATCTTCTTGCACATTCAATGGGCAGTACCATCGCGACTCGCTATCTACAGACTCATCCGGATCACCCGTTTGATAAGATAACCCTGTGTGCGCCGATGTTTGGCATCAACACTGAATGGTACCTAAAACCTATCGCGATGGTTGTTGGACAAGTGCTTACCGCGTATCACGCTAAACCAACTTATGCGCCTGGCCAACAAGCGTATTACTCGAAGCCTTTCGAAAACAACTTACTGAGCCACAGCCAAGTTCGTTATCAGTGGTTCCGCCGTTTGTATGACGAGTCACCCTCTTTGCAGGTAGGCGGACCGAGCACGCGCTGGGTGTGGCAAGGGTTAATGGCAGCCAAGCAAGCCATCCAACAAACTCGCCAAATCAAAATCCCACTGCTTTTGATTCAAGCAGGGGAAGAGAAGATTGTCAGTAACGATGCTCAAGTGAAGTTCATCAACAAGCTGAAGAAAACCAACTCAGATTGCCAGTTTAAGGTCATCGAAGGGTCTAGGCATGAGGTGTTGTTTGAGAAGGATGAGTATCGCAATCCAACATTGGATGCCATTACTCAGTTTTTTGCTTAG
- a CDS encoding Cof-type HAD-IIB family hydrolase, whose amino-acid sequence MTIPALKDSVKIVASDLDGTLLAPNHQLSDFTKLTLKKLHDQGYTFIFATGRHHVDVAGIREIAGIPAYMITSNGARVHDQNDQLMYSQNVPQDLVQPVIDVVRQDPNIFIHMYQNEDWLLDREDEMLAKFHSESGFSYKRFEADNAPSDGIAKVFFTHPEQDHEYLVTFEQKLRDTFGDKLNIAFSTPWCLEVMAAEVSKGHALDAVAKSLNLTLDNCIAFGDGMNDAEMLAMAGKGLIMGTSHEKVMKALPDNEVIGSNADDAVAHYLEKHLL is encoded by the coding sequence ATGACTATTCCTGCACTTAAAGATTCCGTGAAAATCGTTGCCTCTGATTTAGATGGTACGCTTCTGGCTCCCAACCATCAGTTAAGCGATTTTACCAAGCTGACACTCAAGAAGTTACACGACCAAGGTTACACCTTTATCTTCGCGACGGGTCGCCACCATGTCGATGTTGCGGGTATTCGTGAGATAGCTGGGATTCCGGCCTACATGATCACTTCAAACGGTGCGCGCGTGCACGACCAAAATGATCAGCTAATGTATAGCCAGAACGTGCCTCAGGATTTAGTTCAGCCTGTTATTGATGTGGTTCGCCAAGATCCAAACATCTTCATTCACATGTACCAAAATGAAGATTGGTTGCTGGATCGTGAAGATGAAATGCTGGCTAAGTTCCACAGTGAATCTGGCTTTAGCTACAAGCGCTTTGAAGCTGACAACGCGCCGAGTGATGGCATTGCGAAAGTCTTCTTCACACACCCAGAACAAGACCATGAATACCTAGTGACGTTTGAACAAAAGCTAAGAGATACGTTTGGCGACAAACTGAACATCGCTTTCTCTACGCCTTGGTGTCTAGAAGTGATGGCAGCAGAAGTATCGAAAGGCCACGCGTTAGACGCTGTTGCGAAGTCACTGAACCTGACTCTTGATAACTGCATTGCCTTTGGTGATGGTATGAATGATGCTGAGATGCTGGCTATGGCGGGTAAGGGCCTGATCATGGGCACATCACATGAGAAAGTGATGAAAGCTCTGCCAGATAATGAAGTGATTGGCAGCAACGCAGACGACGCCGTTGCACACTACTTAGAAAAACACCTACTCTAA
- a CDS encoding EVE domain-containing protein — translation MAYWLFKTEPDTFSIQTLRVQKTSCWEGVRNYQARNMMRDDVKLGDLVMIYHSSCKKVGVAGIAKVTREAYPDHFQFDPESDYYDPKSSPDNPRWIMVDVEFVRVTERLIPLATLKAMPELSEMPLVKRGNRLSIMPVTEQEWQAILSKEVLGSR, via the coding sequence ATGGCATATTGGTTATTTAAAACAGAACCCGACACCTTTTCTATTCAGACTCTTAGAGTACAAAAAACCTCTTGTTGGGAAGGTGTACGCAACTATCAGGCTCGAAATATGATGCGTGATGACGTCAAGCTTGGAGACTTGGTGATGATATATCATTCATCATGTAAAAAAGTTGGCGTAGCGGGGATCGCAAAAGTAACCAGAGAAGCCTACCCAGATCATTTTCAATTCGATCCAGAGAGTGATTACTACGATCCTAAGTCTTCACCTGACAACCCACGTTGGATTATGGTAGATGTCGAGTTTGTACGAGTGACTGAGCGTTTGATTCCCTTAGCAACATTGAAAGCCATGCCAGAGCTATCAGAAATGCCGTTGGTGAAACGTGGTAATCGCTTGTCCATCATGCCTGTTACAGAGCAGGAGTGGCAGGCCATCTTAAGCAAAGAAGTACTCGGTTCTCGCTAA